A stretch of the Mycobacteroides immunogenum genome encodes the following:
- a CDS encoding 3'-5' exonuclease encodes MSRQLVVCDIETTGLGPQCAPIEVAAINVDTGQTLAFVPYIDFKDYAVAIEPGAFKTNRYFERGVYEAMLTPEETGKHWGQFEDMLRGNTFAGCNPAFDARVAARACAPSWHYRLADLAAYAAPALGRDPSGLPGLADVLTALNVENRCPHSALGDAEATAKAFVKLRDFYADMTL; translated from the coding sequence ATGAGTCGTCAGCTTGTGGTGTGCGACATCGAAACCACCGGCCTCGGTCCGCAGTGCGCGCCGATTGAGGTTGCGGCCATCAACGTCGACACCGGCCAAACACTGGCATTCGTCCCGTACATAGACTTCAAGGACTACGCCGTCGCGATCGAACCCGGAGCATTCAAGACAAACCGATACTTCGAACGCGGCGTATACGAGGCGATGCTCACCCCCGAGGAGACCGGCAAGCATTGGGGGCAATTCGAGGACATGCTGCGCGGCAACACATTCGCAGGCTGCAACCCGGCCTTCGACGCCCGAGTCGCCGCCAGGGCATGCGCACCGTCATGGCACTACCGGCTCGCCGACCTGGCCGCCTACGCGGCCCCGGCGCTCGGGCGTGACCCGTCCGGGTTGCCGGGACTGGCCGACGTACTTACCGCGCTCAACGTCGAGAACCGTTGCCCGCATTCGGCGCTCGGTGACGCCGAGGCCACAGCCAAGGCGTTCGTGAAGCTGCGCGACTTCTACGCGGATATGACCCTATGA
- a CDS encoding ATP-binding protein: protein MTLYLVTGPPAAGKSTWVRQNARHGDITIDYDAIASVLTPAGGDPHDPPQHIRAVTKAARLAAIDTALMLADQCDVYLIHSMPGEGLLARYRAAGAQVITIDPGQGVVMARCKAERPWRMAQAAKHWYAEQSHSKHTDPASKHDGGVMSW from the coding sequence GTGACCCTGTATCTGGTGACTGGCCCGCCGGCGGCCGGCAAGTCCACCTGGGTGCGCCAGAACGCCCGCCACGGCGACATCACCATCGACTACGACGCCATCGCTTCGGTGCTCACCCCGGCGGGCGGCGACCCGCACGACCCGCCGCAGCACATCCGCGCGGTCACCAAGGCCGCACGGCTAGCCGCGATCGACACCGCGCTAATGCTGGCCGATCAGTGCGACGTGTACCTGATCCATTCGATGCCCGGCGAGGGCCTGCTCGCGCGCTACCGGGCTGCTGGCGCGCAGGTCATCACCATCGATCCAGGTCAGGGCGTGGTCATGGCCCGGTGCAAGGCCGAGCGACCCTGGCGCATGGCGCAGGCAGCAAAACACTGGTACGCCGAGCAGTCCCACAGCAAACATACCGACCCTGCCAGCAAACATGATGGAGGTGTGATGTCGTGGTGA
- a CDS encoding DUF2303 family protein, protein MSDNAIALPKHDTDLIDEPDADTALYLVTANGESGLQAEVVDIRGKVPAAFPPRAPERRTVTDTASFLAEVGRRPLLQGLSTVWGNRDKGQVSVIYNELPADATADYTRRSDALTLQFVADPDWATLFNAADGRFHSQLEFGDLIEQAGHLITSHPAADVMEIVDSIRASSKGSFQSQIKRDTGSVNLTYSEEVSAKAGTATRQLEVPREITLAARPFEDYPLIEIRCWLRINVSQGQLGLGLFPQPYQHLVRDAWTHKTGELAEALKVPVYAANLGK, encoded by the coding sequence ATGTCCGACAACGCTATTGCACTGCCAAAGCACGACACCGATCTGATCGACGAACCCGATGCCGACACCGCGCTGTACCTCGTCACCGCCAACGGCGAGTCTGGCCTCCAGGCCGAGGTTGTCGACATCCGCGGCAAGGTGCCTGCCGCCTTCCCGCCGCGCGCACCCGAGCGCCGCACCGTCACCGACACCGCCTCATTCCTGGCCGAGGTCGGCCGTCGCCCGCTGCTCCAAGGGCTCTCGACCGTCTGGGGCAACCGCGACAAGGGCCAAGTCAGCGTCATCTACAACGAGCTGCCCGCCGACGCGACCGCCGATTACACCCGCCGCAGCGATGCGCTCACCTTGCAGTTCGTCGCCGACCCCGACTGGGCCACCCTGTTCAACGCCGCCGACGGCAGGTTCCACAGCCAGCTGGAGTTCGGCGATCTGATCGAGCAGGCCGGGCATCTGATCACCAGCCATCCGGCCGCCGATGTCATGGAGATCGTCGACAGTATCCGGGCATCGAGTAAGGGGTCGTTTCAGTCTCAGATCAAGCGCGACACCGGAAGCGTGAACCTGACCTACAGCGAGGAAGTATCGGCCAAGGCGGGCACCGCGACGCGGCAACTGGAGGTGCCGCGCGAAATCACGCTGGCAGCGCGGCCCTTCGAGGACTATCCGCTCATTGAGATCAGGTGCTGGCTGCGGATCAACGTCTCGCAGGGACAGCTGGGCCTCGGACTATTCCCGCAGCCATACCAGCACCTGGTGCGCGACGCCTGGACGCACAAGACCGGCGAGCTGGCCGAGGCCCTCAAGGTGCCGGTGTACGCCGCGAACCTGGGCAAGTAG
- a CDS encoding monovalent cation/H(+) antiporter subunit G: MKRTIARALRRLADKLDPAGQRTSVTNITVNSTHCTIDDAERRLRDAYARMSAAGKADGEQLSRRMRDL, encoded by the coding sequence ATGAAACGCACCATTGCCCGCGCACTGCGCAGGCTTGCCGACAAGCTTGATCCGGCAGGCCAGCGCACCAGCGTCACGAACATCACCGTCAACAGCACTCACTGCACCATCGATGACGCAGAGCGCCGCCTAAGGGATGCGTACGCGAGGATGTCCGCCGCAGGGAAGGCTGACGGCGAACAGCTCTCGCGGCGCATGCGGGATCTCTGA
- a CDS encoding DUF4326 domain-containing protein, translated as MPERIQLRRTKGWRKPEGAVTVTRGTDWGNPFRVGDQFRIEAQGTPFSPGQWYAYGHDITPEIAVLLFRIWVIGRPGLIEQIRVELGGRDLACWCSPDSPCHADVLLELANR; from the coding sequence ATGCCTGAGCGTATCCAGTTGCGGCGCACGAAGGGCTGGCGCAAGCCCGAAGGCGCCGTGACCGTCACGCGTGGAACCGACTGGGGCAACCCATTCCGCGTCGGCGACCAGTTCAGGATCGAGGCGCAGGGCACCCCGTTCTCGCCGGGCCAGTGGTACGCGTACGGCCACGACATCACGCCCGAGATCGCCGTGCTGTTGTTCCGTATCTGGGTGATCGGACGACCCGGGCTCATTGAGCAGATTCGGGTGGAGCTTGGTGGCCGCGACCTCGCGTGCTGGTGCTCGCCGGATTCGCCGTGTCATGCCGACGTGTTACTGGAGCTTGCCAACCGATGA
- a CDS encoding zinc finger domain-containing protein: protein MTRDEVIDVLTAVVAADRRTVGKADVDVWQAVIGDLPFDMAVNAVRDHLRECPDVWLQPGHIYARVKAKRRDELARESADDRRAREDQRDLALEARNRERLGELVEAVGKPLRQFVRPSVGSGPAHPEMAIRCPWVSCRAKAGHPCVNHDGKPLKGGAFHPSRTEAVEPAEHPPLTG, encoded by the coding sequence ATGACCCGCGACGAGGTGATCGACGTGCTGACCGCCGTCGTGGCCGCAGACCGGCGCACGGTGGGCAAGGCCGATGTCGACGTGTGGCAGGCCGTGATTGGCGATCTGCCGTTCGACATGGCGGTCAACGCCGTGCGAGATCACCTGCGCGAGTGCCCGGATGTCTGGCTGCAGCCCGGCCACATCTACGCCCGCGTCAAGGCCAAGCGCCGCGACGAGCTCGCCCGCGAAAGTGCCGACGACCGCCGGGCCCGCGAGGACCAGCGCGACCTCGCCCTGGAAGCACGCAACCGTGAGCGGCTCGGCGAGCTCGTCGAAGCCGTTGGCAAGCCCCTGCGCCAGTTCGTCCGTCCGAGTGTGGGATCCGGCCCGGCGCACCCCGAGATGGCCATCAGGTGCCCGTGGGTGTCGTGTCGTGCGAAGGCTGGCCACCCGTGCGTCAACCACGACGGCAAGCCCCTCAAGGGCGGCGCGTTCCACCCCTCACGAACCGAGGCTGTAGAGCCCGCAGAACATCCACCCCTTACCGGATAG
- a CDS encoding HNH endonuclease encodes MDAIITIAAVLVGAFGLFWAVTFILREVYFRSPEFLAHKNNIATFVAEHNELAAYTQEIRSKGLFQLGFSPTGMHAHLASFQNTSHWNYHRDRNMASYQAPNVHNCSLQVVRNASADPLKYLMKYFNIKPNETQLAQAEDLGNSITRLEAALANLQQREQVITESINPPAFILWLYKDAFMRHVGVNLSTITVPYPVYIFEYVSAGGNSSQRATITLNAPTIDVLVETLSQKIRWRKSVAGQRAMMTSRLRATIKSRDNYTCQSCSVSLAAEPHLLLEVDHIIPVSKGGMTAVENLQTLCWRCNRTKSNKLTPRNQ; translated from the coding sequence ATGGATGCCATTATTACGATTGCCGCTGTCCTCGTGGGGGCATTCGGCTTGTTCTGGGCTGTTACGTTCATCCTCAGAGAGGTGTACTTCCGTAGCCCAGAGTTCTTGGCGCACAAGAACAACATCGCGACATTCGTCGCAGAGCACAACGAACTTGCCGCCTACACCCAGGAAATTCGCAGCAAGGGATTATTCCAACTCGGCTTCTCGCCCACGGGCATGCATGCGCACCTCGCATCGTTCCAGAACACTAGCCATTGGAACTACCACCGCGACCGAAATATGGCGAGCTATCAAGCACCTAACGTGCACAACTGCTCGCTGCAAGTCGTGCGCAACGCTAGCGCCGACCCCCTCAAGTACTTGATGAAGTACTTCAACATCAAGCCAAATGAGACCCAACTCGCCCAGGCCGAAGATCTAGGTAATAGCATCACCCGACTCGAAGCCGCCCTCGCCAACCTTCAACAGCGCGAGCAGGTCATCACCGAATCGATCAACCCGCCGGCGTTTATTCTCTGGCTCTACAAGGATGCGTTCATGCGGCATGTGGGGGTGAACCTGTCAACGATTACCGTTCCGTACCCCGTGTACATTTTTGAGTACGTCAGCGCGGGCGGAAATAGCTCTCAGCGAGCCACCATCACGTTGAATGCCCCAACGATCGACGTGCTCGTAGAAACCCTTTCGCAGAAGATCCGATGGCGAAAGAGCGTCGCCGGGCAGCGCGCCATGATGACCTCCAGACTGCGCGCAACCATCAAGTCCCGAGACAACTACACGTGCCAATCTTGTTCGGTGTCCCTCGCCGCTGAGCCGCACCTCCTTCTTGAGGTGGACCACATCATTCCGGTATCCAAGGGCGGCATGACAGCCGTGGAGAACCTGCAGACGCTGTGCTGGCGCTGCAACCGAACCAAATCGAACAAGCTAACGCCCCGTAATCAGTGA
- a CDS encoding phage portal protein family protein, whose amino-acid sequence MADQTAPKKTAAPRSEQGYVLSSAGATGWGGPTDQFEQTTDLIWPLSVWTYTRMVREDARIASVLRAIGLPIRRTAWRIRQNGATDEVTEFIARNLGLPIEGATEQDEPQARTRGRFSWDKHLQQALMALRYGHAVFEQVYRLDGEGAGARAVLRKLAPRPQATIAKWNVDRDGGLVSIEQQPSSAFTVTSRGLAIPVGGPLDSTIPVNRLVVYAHEPDPGVWIGNSLLRPAYKHWKLKDELMRIEAAAARRHGIGVPWIKGNETDSQDDDRMDALLDIASKYSGGESAGLALTEGEEAGIMSPQGTPMDPRRAIEYHDHQMALVALAHFLNLDGKGGSYALASVQADTFVQSVQTVADDIRDTAQAHVVEDLVDLNFGEDEPAPLLVFDEIGSRQDATAAALQMLVNAGLLTPDPRLEAFIRSATGLPGPDPNAPETDTDPAAEPGDEPGSAADSTNGDRTQ is encoded by the coding sequence ATGGCTGATCAGACAGCACCGAAGAAGACCGCCGCCCCGCGCTCTGAACAGGGTTACGTGCTGAGCTCGGCCGGCGCGACGGGCTGGGGTGGGCCTACCGACCAATTCGAGCAGACCACCGACCTGATCTGGCCGCTATCGGTGTGGACCTACACACGCATGGTCCGCGAGGACGCGCGAATTGCGTCGGTGCTGAGGGCGATTGGGCTGCCGATCCGGCGCACCGCGTGGCGCATCCGTCAAAACGGCGCCACCGATGAGGTCACCGAGTTCATCGCCCGCAATCTGGGCCTGCCCATCGAGGGCGCCACCGAGCAGGACGAACCCCAGGCGCGGACCCGTGGCCGGTTCTCCTGGGATAAACACCTACAGCAGGCCCTCATGGCATTGCGGTATGGGCATGCGGTGTTCGAGCAGGTCTACCGCCTCGACGGCGAAGGCGCAGGTGCCCGTGCGGTGCTGCGCAAGCTCGCCCCGCGCCCCCAGGCCACCATCGCCAAGTGGAACGTCGACCGCGACGGCGGCCTGGTCTCGATCGAACAACAGCCCTCCAGCGCGTTCACCGTGACCTCGCGCGGGTTGGCGATACCGGTTGGTGGACCGCTGGATTCGACTATTCCCGTCAACCGGCTCGTCGTGTATGCGCACGAACCCGATCCGGGGGTGTGGATCGGCAACAGCCTGCTACGGCCCGCCTACAAGCATTGGAAGCTCAAAGACGAGCTGATGCGCATCGAGGCCGCCGCTGCCCGACGCCACGGCATCGGCGTGCCGTGGATCAAGGGCAACGAAACCGATTCGCAAGACGACGACCGCATGGATGCGCTGCTGGACATAGCCTCGAAGTACAGCGGCGGCGAATCAGCCGGTCTGGCCCTGACCGAGGGCGAAGAGGCCGGCATCATGTCGCCGCAGGGCACCCCGATGGACCCGCGGCGTGCGATCGAGTACCACGACCACCAGATGGCCCTGGTTGCGTTGGCGCACTTCCTGAATCTGGATGGCAAGGGCGGCTCGTACGCGCTGGCCAGCGTGCAAGCCGACACGTTTGTGCAGTCCGTGCAGACCGTCGCCGACGACATCCGCGACACCGCGCAGGCGCATGTGGTCGAGGATCTGGTCGACCTCAATTTCGGCGAAGACGAACCAGCCCCGCTGCTGGTGTTCGACGAGATCGGGTCACGCCAGGACGCCACCGCCGCCGCGCTGCAAATGCTCGTCAACGCAGGACTACTGACGCCCGACCCGCGTCTTGAGGCCTTCATCCGCTCGGCCACGGGCCTGCCCGGGCCCGACCCCAACGCACCCGAGACCGACACGGACCCCGCCGCCGAACCGGGCGATGAGCCCGGCAGCGCCGCGGACAGCACGAACGGAGATCGCACACAGTGA
- a CDS encoding DUF5131 family protein yields MGDKTGIEWTDATWNPVTGCDKVSPGCDHCYAETFAERWRGTEGHYFATGFDVQLRPDKLDLPLRWTKPRKVFVNSMSDLFHDRVPDEYVASVWAIMALAPHHTFQLLTKRHGRMHSLVGSSRFAGLVYMAINSMLDHGNPLRINDIAIMAALDGFARGQFKVLDNVQLIVSVEDQKRAELRIPVLLDTPAAVRGISGEPLLGPVVMKQHWLHPVMREPSPENNAIGRRIGKSNGVGFIDWVIVGGESGPGARPMHPDWVRSLRDQCVAADVPFLFKQWGEHEPTSRGIRGYSTTADRFVYTDGSGSIALADAASEHKESGATMQRVGKKRAGRELDGRTWDQYPEAVTNA; encoded by the coding sequence ATGGGCGACAAGACCGGCATCGAATGGACAGATGCGACCTGGAATCCAGTTACAGGCTGCGACAAGGTATCTCCCGGCTGCGATCACTGCTACGCCGAAACATTCGCCGAACGCTGGCGCGGAACCGAGGGCCACTACTTCGCCACCGGGTTCGACGTGCAGCTGCGACCCGACAAGCTCGACTTGCCGCTGCGCTGGACCAAACCGCGCAAGGTGTTCGTTAACTCGATGTCAGACCTGTTCCACGACAGGGTTCCTGACGAGTATGTCGCGTCCGTTTGGGCGATAATGGCGCTCGCGCCGCACCACACGTTCCAGCTGCTCACCAAGCGTCACGGACGCATGCACTCACTCGTAGGATCGTCGAGATTTGCAGGCCTGGTGTACATGGCCATCAACTCGATGCTGGACCACGGCAACCCGCTCCGTATCAACGACATTGCGATCATGGCCGCACTCGACGGTTTCGCACGTGGGCAGTTCAAGGTGCTGGACAACGTGCAACTGATTGTGAGCGTCGAAGACCAGAAACGGGCGGAGCTGCGTATCCCCGTGCTGCTAGATACCCCAGCAGCAGTGCGCGGAATTAGCGGCGAGCCTTTGCTCGGACCGGTTGTAATGAAACAGCATTGGCTACATCCGGTCATGCGTGAGCCGTCCCCAGAGAACAACGCGATCGGTCGTCGCATCGGCAAGTCCAACGGCGTCGGTTTCATCGACTGGGTGATCGTCGGCGGCGAGTCTGGGCCCGGCGCAAGGCCGATGCATCCCGACTGGGTGCGGTCGCTGCGCGATCAGTGCGTGGCGGCTGACGTGCCGTTCCTGTTCAAGCAGTGGGGCGAGCACGAGCCGACCAGCCGTGGCATACGCGGATACTCCACCACCGCAGACCGATTCGTGTACACGGACGGCAGTGGATCTATTGCCCTCGCGGATGCGGCCAGCGAGCACAAGGAATCGGGTGCCACCATGCAGCGCGTCGGCAAGAAGCGCGCCGGCCGCGAGCTGGACGGGCGCACATGGGACCAGTATCCAGAGGCGGTGACCAATGCCTGA
- a CDS encoding DUF2188 domain-containing protein translates to MSNPNDRHVVPNPDGGWDVKKADAERSSGHFDRQVDAEKRAKEIVGNLGGGELLIHDKKGKVREKNTVPPGNDPRRSKG, encoded by the coding sequence GTGAGCAATCCAAACGATCGACATGTCGTGCCCAACCCGGATGGCGGCTGGGATGTCAAGAAGGCCGACGCGGAGAGGTCCAGCGGACATTTCGACCGTCAGGTCGACGCGGAGAAACGCGCCAAGGAGATTGTCGGGAACCTCGGTGGCGGCGAGCTTTTGATCCACGACAAGAAGGGCAAGGTCCGCGAGAAGAACACCGTGCCGCCGGGGAATGACCCGCGCCGGTCAAAGGGCTAG
- a CDS encoding head maturation protease, ClpP-related, with amino-acid sequence MTRKPKAGQRPPWYSIRGAATSDDGPAELLIYDEIDSWYGISAEQFVRDLAGIDNDAITVRINSPGGSVFDGIAILNALRDHRATVTVVVDSLAASIASVIAMAGDEIVMNRGSQMMVHNAWAVCVGDARDMEKSAARLAQHNSNIAQIYADRAGGTVQDWLAVMAEETWLLADEAVAAGLADRVIELPDPDAKSATARASVFDLSAFRYAGRQCAPVPRIPLVHNKTPQPEAGEVHRGKEPLVATLNEGLAKLLGIDADASDETILSAAAEALDERADDGQENQETPPAAPTLEQATALVTKAGLTVVEKAQYEATVAAAQAGAEARAQQLREGDERVVDAAIADGKIAPARRAHHLQALAADREGHGAVLAALAPGLIPYAEAGHSTQPVDGPVPNDLSWFDSAPVAPSSEGKE; translated from the coding sequence ATGACCAGGAAGCCCAAGGCAGGCCAGCGCCCGCCCTGGTACAGCATCCGAGGCGCGGCCACCAGCGATGACGGACCGGCCGAGCTGCTGATCTACGACGAAATCGATTCGTGGTACGGCATTTCCGCCGAACAGTTCGTCCGCGACCTGGCCGGGATCGACAACGACGCCATCACGGTGCGCATCAACAGCCCCGGCGGCTCGGTGTTCGACGGCATCGCCATCCTCAACGCGCTTCGTGATCACCGGGCCACGGTGACCGTCGTGGTCGATAGCCTCGCGGCCTCGATCGCATCGGTGATCGCGATGGCAGGCGATGAGATCGTGATGAACCGGGGCAGCCAGATGATGGTGCACAACGCGTGGGCGGTGTGTGTCGGCGATGCCCGCGACATGGAGAAGAGTGCGGCGCGACTTGCCCAGCACAACAGCAACATTGCGCAGATCTACGCCGACCGCGCAGGCGGCACCGTGCAGGACTGGTTGGCGGTGATGGCCGAGGAAACCTGGCTGCTCGCCGACGAAGCGGTCGCGGCCGGTCTGGCCGATCGCGTCATCGAGCTCCCCGATCCTGATGCGAAGTCGGCTACCGCGCGCGCCTCGGTGTTCGATCTGTCGGCGTTCCGCTATGCCGGCCGCCAGTGCGCCCCCGTGCCACGAATACCGCTGGTGCACAACAAGACCCCTCAGCCCGAAGCGGGCGAGGTTCACAGAGGAAAGGAGCCACTTGTGGCAACCCTGAATGAGGGCCTCGCCAAGCTGCTCGGTATCGACGCCGACGCTTCTGACGAGACCATCCTGTCCGCCGCCGCCGAAGCGCTCGACGAGCGCGCCGACGACGGCCAGGAAAACCAGGAAACCCCGCCTGCCGCGCCGACTTTGGAGCAGGCCACCGCGTTGGTGACCAAGGCAGGTTTGACGGTGGTTGAGAAGGCGCAGTACGAGGCCACCGTCGCTGCCGCGCAGGCGGGCGCCGAGGCGCGGGCACAGCAGCTGCGCGAGGGCGACGAGCGCGTGGTCGATGCGGCCATCGCCGACGGCAAGATCGCCCCGGCACGCCGCGCCCACCACCTGCAGGCGCTGGCCGCTGACCGCGAGGGCCACGGCGCCGTGCTGGCCGCACTGGCACCCGGCCTGATCCCGTACGCCGAGGCAGGCCATTCCACACAGCCTGTCGATGGCCCGGTGCCCAACGATCTGAGCTGGTTTGACTCCGCGCCCGTCGCGCCGAGTTCGGAAGGAAAGGAATAG
- a CDS encoding terminase has product MMTTCLPVSDPAARQWPEFIGLWPRLKGSQTPRFESRHPGDESWGDRAARLGSRIGVRCMPWQWLTLRAVLSLQEPNEWGDRVWTHRDVCIECPRQNGKTLIVVLRIIFGMLVLGEKIAYTAQEWETAKDVFGRCVDVIERIPSLKKRLRSEPTSAGNRGLIKLGNGEAKFGPRTAKFGRGLTEVDLLILDEAYDLTAQAEASLTGATRASTKSTGPQIWYVSTPPVAAVHPNCQILTGMHNLGHKRSPDLYYALYAVPEGTELGDIDAYRLAHPSLGVVGDEQELEAKRRKARTAEQRAIFTADYLGIGDYPPDGDEVGSPIPNWSDMANAEAKLTGARTIAVRRSWNRQVWSISAAQMAQDGNIHVEVAPLRTGTHSQIAEYLVAKVTAWNPVALVIDRKNTAQVLEPLLIAAGIEPLMIGTSEIAQSCSGFLADADAVRLSHSDQAVLNDEVATASMRELPGGDFVWTEEPGGAGMPLMNVSMAHWALRKYGTKAPAKTVGARTGATREHQSHRNSADFDAMSAAF; this is encoded by the coding sequence ATGATGACGACGTGCTTGCCGGTATCTGACCCGGCGGCGCGCCAGTGGCCAGAGTTCATCGGCTTGTGGCCACGCCTGAAGGGCAGTCAGACACCACGTTTCGAGTCCCGCCACCCTGGCGATGAGTCGTGGGGTGATCGCGCGGCGCGCTTGGGGTCGCGGATCGGTGTGCGCTGCATGCCCTGGCAGTGGCTCACCTTGCGTGCGGTGCTCTCGCTGCAGGAGCCCAACGAGTGGGGCGATCGGGTCTGGACGCACCGCGATGTGTGCATCGAGTGCCCGCGCCAGAACGGCAAGACCCTGATTGTGGTGCTACGCATCATCTTCGGAATGCTGGTGCTGGGGGAGAAGATCGCCTACACCGCCCAGGAGTGGGAGACGGCCAAGGATGTGTTTGGCCGATGCGTCGATGTCATCGAGCGCATCCCGTCTTTGAAGAAGCGTCTGCGATCCGAGCCAACCTCGGCCGGCAACCGCGGCCTGATCAAGCTCGGCAACGGCGAAGCCAAGTTCGGGCCGCGCACCGCCAAGTTCGGGCGCGGCCTGACCGAGGTGGATCTGCTGATCCTCGATGAGGCCTACGACCTCACCGCCCAAGCCGAGGCCAGCTTGACCGGCGCGACCCGCGCCTCGACCAAGTCGACCGGCCCGCAGATCTGGTATGTCTCAACGCCTCCGGTGGCCGCGGTGCACCCGAACTGCCAGATCCTCACCGGGATGCACAACCTGGGGCACAAGCGGTCCCCGGATCTGTACTACGCCCTGTATGCGGTACCGGAGGGCACCGAGCTCGGCGATATCGACGCCTACCGCCTGGCACACCCGTCTTTGGGCGTTGTGGGTGATGAGCAGGAGCTGGAAGCCAAGCGGCGCAAGGCCCGTACCGCCGAACAGCGGGCGATCTTCACCGCCGACTACCTCGGGATTGGCGACTATCCGCCCGATGGGGACGAGGTCGGCTCGCCGATTCCGAACTGGAGCGACATGGCGAACGCCGAGGCCAAGCTCACGGGGGCACGCACCATCGCGGTGCGGCGGTCCTGGAATCGTCAGGTGTGGTCGATCAGCGCCGCGCAGATGGCCCAGGACGGCAATATCCACGTCGAGGTGGCACCGCTGCGCACCGGGACCCATTCGCAGATCGCCGAATATCTGGTCGCCAAGGTCACCGCGTGGAACCCGGTAGCGCTGGTGATCGACCGTAAGAACACCGCGCAGGTACTTGAGCCGCTGCTCATCGCGGCCGGTATCGAACCGCTGATGATCGGCACGTCCGAGATCGCCCAGTCCTGCAGCGGTTTTCTGGCCGACGCCGATGCCGTCAGGTTGTCGCACAGCGATCAAGCGGTACTCAACGACGAGGTGGCCACCGCCAGCATGCGCGAGCTGCCCGGCGGCGATTTCGTCTGGACCGAGGAACCGGGCGGTGCGGGCATGCCGCTGATGAACGTGTCCATGGCGCACTGGGCCCTACGTAAGTACGGAACCAAGGCACCCGCCAAGACCGTCGGTGCACGCACCGGGGCCACGCGAGAGCACCAATCACACCGGAATAGCGCCGATTTCGACGCGATGAGCGCCGCATTCTAG
- a CDS encoding recombinase RecT yields the protein MTTEIATTDTGADVVSATETALVIADNQIEFTPAQIAALKQLGVDDAPRGDLDVFFHTAKRTGLDPFSKQIYMIGRNTKVGGYRGEPERWETKYTIQTGIEGYRVVGHRIARREAIARPLARRLFCGRDGIWRDVLIEDGPPVAAKAEITCDGVLVGEAVVKFIEYAQTTRAGELAGQWRDKPTVMIGKCAEAAAWRAAFPQDFAGVYEAAEFDRHQVIDGEVEPVRVRAERADRGVQGVAAALGIKTETVDADTAAPTEPTPEAPAVEMITPAQSKKLYALLRENGLEDKEAALDWISAALQRPADNPVTSTKHLTKDDASKLIAALENRPDEIPTTTEGNE from the coding sequence ATGACCACCGAAATCGCCACCACAGACACAGGGGCTGATGTCGTTTCGGCCACCGAGACCGCGCTCGTTATCGCCGACAACCAGATTGAGTTCACGCCGGCTCAGATCGCGGCGCTCAAGCAGCTCGGCGTCGATGATGCCCCGCGCGGGGATCTGGACGTGTTCTTTCACACCGCCAAGCGCACCGGCCTGGACCCCTTTAGCAAGCAGATCTACATGATCGGCCGCAACACCAAGGTCGGCGGTTACCGGGGCGAACCGGAGCGCTGGGAGACCAAGTACACGATCCAAACCGGCATCGAGGGATACCGCGTGGTCGGTCACCGCATCGCGCGCCGCGAGGCCATCGCCCGCCCCTTGGCCCGCCGCCTGTTCTGCGGACGTGACGGCATCTGGCGCGACGTTCTGATCGAGGACGGACCCCCGGTGGCCGCCAAGGCAGAAATCACCTGCGATGGCGTGCTCGTCGGGGAGGCGGTCGTCAAGTTCATCGAGTACGCGCAGACCACGCGGGCAGGCGAGCTGGCGGGCCAGTGGCGCGACAAGCCGACCGTGATGATCGGCAAGTGCGCCGAGGCCGCAGCGTGGCGCGCCGCCTTCCCGCAGGACTTCGCAGGCGTCTACGAGGCCGCCGAGTTCGACCGCCATCAAGTCATCGATGGCGAAGTTGAACCCGTCCGCGTCCGTGCCGAGCGTGCCGACCGTGGCGTCCAGGGTGTCGCCGCCGCACTCGGCATCAAGACCGAGACAGTCGACGCCGACACAGCTGCGCCCACCGAACCCACGCCCGAGGCGCCGGCCGTCGAGATGATCACTCCGGCCCAATCCAAAAAGCTGTACGCCCTACTGCGCGAGAACGGCCTCGAAGACAAAGAGGCCGCCCTGGATTGGATCTCGGCGGCGCTACAGCGTCCAGCCGACAACCCGGTTACCAGCACCAAGCACCTCACCAAAGACGATGCGTCGAAACTGATCGCCGCCCTCGAAAACCGTCCCGACGAAATACCCACCACAACAGAAGGGAATGAATAA